The following DNA comes from Emys orbicularis isolate rEmyOrb1 chromosome 13, rEmyOrb1.hap1, whole genome shotgun sequence.
ttagaaaggaaaaggcacaaaacgagattaaactagtTAGTGACACAAAGGATAACAAAAACATTCTACAAccacattagaagcaagaggaagaccaaggacagcgTAGGCCCATAACTCAacgaggtggggtgaggggagcaaTAAACAGAAAATGTCTAAATGGCAGAAGtgataaatgacttttttgtttcagttttcaccaaaaaaggttagtagcgattggacgtctaacatagtgaatgccagtgaaaatgaggtaggagcaaaggctaaaatagggaaagaacaagttttaaaaattacttagacaagttagatgtcttcaagtcaccagggcctgatgaaatgcatcctagaatactcaaggagctgactgaggaaatacgtgaaccattagcgattatctttgaaaattcatggaaaATGGGAGAatccagaaaactggaaaaggggaaatacagtgcccatctataaaaaggaaaataaggacaacctagGGATCTACAGATCagtcagtacccagaaagataacgGAGCAAATAATTCTGTAATCGGTTTGCAAACACGTAGAACTTAATaatgtgataagtaacagtcaccatggatttgtcaagaacaaatcatgtcaaaccaacctaatagctttctttgacaggtaaCAGGCCATgcggatgggggggggaagtggtagatttggtatatcttgactttagtaaagcttttgatattgtcttgcatgaccttctcacaaacaaactagggaaatgcaatctagatggaactactataagatgggtgcgtAAgttgttggaaaaccattcccagagagtagttatcagtggttcacagtcatgctggaagggcataacgagtggggtcccgcagggatcagttctgggtccagttctgttcaatatcttcatcaatggtttggataatagcatagagagtacacttataaagtttgcagatgataccaagctgggaggggttgcaagtgctttggaggctaggattaaaattcaaaatgatctggacaaactggagaaatggtctgaagtaaataggatgaaattcaataaggaaaaatgcaaagtactccacttaggaaggaacaatcagttgcacacgtacaaaatgggaaatgactgcctaggaaggagtactggggaaagggatctgggggtcatagtggaccataagctaaatatgagtcaaaagtgtAAAGCTCTTGCGGCGAGGGGAGGGAAAGCAAACATCCTTcagggctgtattagcaggagtgttgtgagcaagacatgagaagtaattctcccgctctactccgcgctgatacagcctcagctggagtattgtgtccagttctgggtgccacatttcaggaaagatgtgaacaaattggagagagtccagagaagagcaacaaaaatgatgaaaagtctagaaaacatgacctatgagggaagattgaaaaaactgggtttgttgagtctggaaaaaagaagacCGAGAAGGGACATAACGGTTTTCAAGTCCTgtacatgaaaggttgttacaaggaggaggggggaaaaatttcttcttaacctctgaggataggacaagaagcaatgggcttaaactgcagcaagggagggttatgttggacattaggaaaaacttcctaactgtcagggtggttaagcactggaataaattgcctagggaggttgtggaatctccatcattggggatttttaagggCAAAttagacgaacacctgtcagggatggtctagataatacttagtcttactttgagtgccggggactggactagttgacctcttgggtcccttccagtcctacgtttctgtgattctatggagCACCACCAAATCCCCCTGAGGCTGAGAGCGAGCAGGAGTGattctggggggagggaaatcactCACTGACATGGTGTTTGGAATGGCTTAGCAGCTCTGCCCATAGTGACTCTAATAACCCTGTCTCTGGTTATTCACCTACTTTCCACTAGCTCCTTGGTGTGTGTTGTGTGGCCCCACTGCTGGTCTCCCATGGCACTGAAAGGGTGACACTGCAGTGAGGGCTTCCAGCGAGTTTCCTTCTGGCTGCTGTATTTGGGGGAAGAAAGGTCTGTAGGTAAGAGGTGAATCAAGTTATAACATTCCTGGCTGCTCAGGGGACGTCCACACTGTGATTAGACATCCGTGGCTGCCAGACCCCATGAGCCAGAGTCAGCGAAGGGGCTAATTgccatgtagatgttcaggctcggggtGCAAACGTACCACAACAAGCGTCTCCATCGCCCTGCATCTGGCTGTGCTGGGCGGGCCCGGGCAGCAGGTGTTCAGTCTCCTGAAGGGAAGGGAGTTTGTTCCCATCTTCATCTCAACATGCTCcccagatgcagggccggctctaacttttttgccgccgcaggcaaaaaagaagagagccgtcctgccgtacccccccccgcaagcgccgccgaaatccctgcccccccagcgccatgccacccgaagcccccgccccctccaagcgccacaCCGTGCCAGCTCCCGCCCTCCAAGCAccacgctgcccgaagccccgccccctccaagtaccacgccgcccaaagccccgcccccctccgagcatcgcccgaagccccgcccccccctccgagcaccgtgccgcccgaagctcctcccccctccgagcaccacgccgcccaaagcccctgccctccctccgagcgccgcccgaagcccccgcaccctccgagcgccgcgccgcccaaagccccgtcCCCGCTCCGAGCGTCGCGCCGCCgaatccaaaaataaaaaatcgagcgccACCCTGCCCCAAGgtaccgccccaagcacgtgtttggtcggctggtgcttggagccggctcTGCCCAGATGCAAAGcgcagagcagggggagggggcagcagcccaGGTCCCAGGCTAGCAGGACTCCTCGGGGTAACAGACCTGGCAAATTGTGTTTGAATTTGACCTCTTGTCTATTAATTATTGTCCCCCTCCTGGCCCCCTGATAACTgtcccctccctctgcagctcccTGGCCACCCCCTGCTGTAACACTGAGCTTGGGCCCAGCTCTCTGTGCTGGGTCTCATGGCACGAGCTCTTTGTCAGCTGCATCCCCATTGAATGGGAACCCGAGAGAGCGAGACCAGGGTCAGGTAACCCCCCTCTGGGGCTGGATTCCCAGCACCCTCCTGGCTCCCTCCAGCACCTGCCAGGGTTCGAGGAGTCTCAGAAGCCTGGGGCGCAGGGGCTCATTTCCCCATGTTCTCCTCATGGCCGGGCGGCAGGCCCCTCTGACACCACAACAGTAACAAATGTTACTGTCTCATTTTCAGTGCTGAGACCTAAGCTTCTGTCAGATGATCCGGGCCCCCCTGCTGGCCCTGCATGCCCGGAGGGCTGGATCGGGTACCGAGGGAAATGCTACTATTTCTCCGAGACTGAAGGGAACTGGACCTACAGCCAGAGCAACTGCTCTTCCCTCAGCGCCTCCCTGGCTGGGATCGACAGTGAGCAGGAAAAGGTGAGTGACTCTGTGATTGCGATACACTGGCCTTGGCACAGCTGTTGCTGCAGTAggacctgggccctgccccaggcagggcgAGGAGCAGCTCTGAGCCCTCTCATGCTGGGAGGACAGAGCGAATGAACTTCCAGCAGCTGAATCCCAGCCCTGGCCAGACCCAGGGCTCCCCTACGGTCACACCCAAACTCTAGAGATCACCCACGCTCAGCCGTCCCCACCCTTCCATAGGAGGGCTCTCTAGGGCTGGGCTGGCTCGGGCATCTCCTGGCCTGTGGCTGCCTGGAGTGGGATGGAGAACAGGGCCGTGCTCCTGttttgggggtgggaaaggagcGGCCAGCTGAGGATGGGGGGGCTCCTCTCACACTGGCTGAGGATGTAGAGCAGTGACTCAACCTGTCCAgaccactgtacccctttcaggaggctgatgtCTTGTGTACCCCCTATTTCATCTCACtgaaaaacgacttgcttacaaaatcagacataaaaatacaaaagtgtcacaaccACTATCACTGGAAAAATTGCTGCCTTTTTCattgttaccatataattatcaaataaatcaattggaatagaaatattgAAAATACATGTCAGTGTACAGTACatagagcagtgtaaacaagtcagtgtctgtatgaaatgttagtttgtgctgacttcactagtgcttttcatgtagcctgttgtaaaactaggcaaatctctagatgagttgatgtgccccctggaagactcctatgaaggacataaatccacaccgtgtagaggtcaagcataggagtttattacacatagcgctggcggagtgtcacctggcttattaggctcagagaccctgtcaatcaattgattacaatggaatatatagattttccatgtgcgggggaaagtgacagggtaggcagttccacaccccgggataggttttgcagcaagacaagattaaccattggctaatggttaacaggttacataatgtctccgcccatggtctcaagttagcaagttaacatttaattaatactttgataaaatatatatgttggattctgatttggggtccataggaatggagtaactcctttgattgtccaataggtacattcctaggggttaaagcaaagaaacagtgaaagtatatgaCCAtaaagattgtctcctttatgtcttaaggcagggcattggtccctgggaagggaggtggaaggatgccatattttATACTGACGTGCCAACTTTTCATAAACTCagggttggatctgtgggaagaacatTTGCCTACAGAAGAGactaacacaataggaacagggtgtgacgaagtgggactgttcttaatgtttcctctgaatactgtgtgggtgcctcagtttcccctatgcatttcttaagtctctaggtggtggggaaaggccagtgtacataaatcactgacactctgtctccctggcaacaaatggccagggcccttcccccccctgcaaggaaatagctaaaggtgaacaaagagatcaggtgacctcctggcccaggaaagagacaaagcccagagaaggaggggctggagggggtttcagagttggagctagctggggacgaggagtgagggcagatgtgggtgtctggctctctgaaccccagaatggacccggccgaggggtcccgttcgctgctgTACCTAcgagctctgttttagaccgtgttcctgtcatctaataaacctctgttttactggctggctgagagtcacgtctgactgggAAGTGGGGGCGCGTGCAGGtcttctggcttccccaggaccccgcctgggcggactcgctgtgggaagcgcacggaggggcatattctgaatgctcccaggaggtgaagccgtgtgagcttcttgccctgaagacagtctgctccatgggagaggaggctccccagcgtcctgactggctttgttgggagcagttccagagcatcacccggggactccgtgacacagggatcctttgttcaatttgaaacattggatgaaacataattattcagttattgcttctacatctggcatttctactgaccaagcctATCTTAGCAAAGccaatgttatcttgtttactccagctttctcttagctgatcactgtttgctaggcctctggtcccTTGACcatactctggactttgggtctggaaaagagctggcacaatccatataccaggttgttatatcaaatgcacatggattttaacccttcacccTGCATGCCCCCAGGGATACACGtattcctggttgagaaccactgatgtagagggTCTTCTCGCACTTCCCCTTCTTGGCTGAGGATGGGGGTTAGGCAGCCTCCTCTCAGCATTGACCCCTCCCACTTCAgattgacccctcccctcccttgaCTCGCTCCCTCCTCATACCTTGCTGTGGTGAGCGGTGGCTGCTCTGTGAGAAGAGATGTCTCTGCAGAGAGCTTAGACCCAGCAGCTgcccccagctagggtgaccagatagcaagtgtcaaaaatcgggacaggagttgcgggataataggtgcctacgtgagaaaaagatgcaaaaattgggactgtccctataaattcgggacatctggtcaccctacccccagccAGGGGAACTTGGGGTGCAGGTGACTGGGAGCACAGGGGCGGGGCTTCTGTGTGCGGTGGGAGGGTTAATTCTGCCTGGAGACCTTGTGCTTtgcaagagggagggggaaatccaaCTTCCTTCTGAAAATAAACTGAGCGCCCTTCAATGTGTGACTGGGATTCTCTGCAGCACAGAGCCCTggaggggtcggggtgggggaagCACCAGTGCTGGGCCTGATACCTGCTGTCCCTCGGCTTTCTTTAAGGCGTTCCTGCTGCGCCATAAGGGTGTCCATGACCACTGGATCGGCCTCcggaaggagcaggggcagccctgGAAATGGGCCAACGGCACCGAATTCAACCACCTGTGAGTGTCTCACCCTCTGTACTAATTCCCTGGGCTCGGGGTTTCTGGTGTCTGAGCTGTTTGAGTTCAGGTGGATCCACCATTCAGTGCTAGTGAAACAACCAGACACGACCCTGGTCCGTTCACGTCCTGCGTGTACCAGAGACCGATGGGAGCCGGCGTGTCCCGGAACTCTCAGCTCCTCCCCGcagcgcggtgctgggccggagACAGAGCCCGCCATAGCCAGAGGTGCCCTCGCAGCGCGCTGGGATTTCATCTGGGACACTCGCTGTTCTTCCCCAGCCCTCGTCTGCAAggtcccgggggcggggggaagcaggcagcagggagctcaggttAACATGGCTGCTAGGCACCCTTGCTGTGCCCAGCACTGCATTGCAGGTGCCGGTCCTGCTCCCTTCTCTGGGATGGACCCCCAACCCACATGGAGACTGACAGGGGGAGACCCCAGCCTGCCCAAAGAGTGGTGCTGGCCCCCCTCGCAGACGACTGTGGCGTATGTGACCCTGTCACTAGCCAGGATGGGAACATGGGGAGCTCCATGTGGGGGTTTGCCTTGATCCCGTCCTTCACCCCAGGGTCTGAAGTGCTGCCTCCAGCGCTAACGTGAGGCACTGCAAGAGCTGATGTCATCTCACAACGCCGCTGGGTTTGTGCTGCAGTCCCTGTGCTGCTGCCATTTCGCTCCAGCCTCCCCGGTGCAGTCTGTCCTGACCGGCCTCTGCCCTGACGGGACGATGGAAACTGTTCAGGGAGCCCCCATCTAGCTCTTCCACCTTGTGGTTACAGCTGCTCGCTGCCGTGCAGACGCCTCTGGAGTCTCTCCCCCGGGGCAGCTTGGCTGGGTTGTTCTGGGGAGTCTGGACCTGCAGGGACCTGTCCTAACCCCGGCTGGGTGGGAGTGAGCAGGGAGTGGGATTAAATTGTCTACCCATCTTAAAGGCTTCATGGCGACCAGTCAAACTTCTTAggacccccactcccattctgtTGTCCCTGTCTGCTAGAGTAGTGATGGGCGTGGAGCCCGTCACTTGTGCTGTTGTGGGAATCCTGAATAGAGTCAGGccaatatttttttccagcaaatggtaactttgctgaaaaatgcattttgggggcactgtaactatttgtgaattcagcaaatagttttaGCTGTGggaaaacattaatttaaaaaaatggtgaAATGGTTTGTTTCGGCCATTTCCAATCTAAACATTTTGACTTTGTtttgaactgttttgtttttgaaattttagCTATTTCTTTAAAAACCCCAAAAGGTGAAAAACACCAAAATTGAAGTGAAACTTGGTTTTgggttaaatgaaatgtttcgttTGATGCaatacaattttttatttttcagtttcattttgttttcaggtgTCTCTTCACCTGAAATGAACTGTGTTCATTTCAGTGGGGGGGGACAAAAATCCGTTTTGGTTTGAACCAAACTCTATTTCAGTTTGGCCCCCGAGCTGAACAATGAATGATTTGCTCCGCTCTGCTCCTGAGGGGCTGTGAGTAGCTGCTCCGCACTCAGGCCTGCACTGTGGAGAACGGCGCCCCTGGCGGTGACTGGTGTGAAATGCCCGGGCTCCGCCTGACCCCAGCTCCCTGGCTTCTGTGTTGCAGGTTTGTGATAAGAGGAGGAGGTGACTGCGCATATCTGAATGACGGGAATGAGGTCAGCAGCTCACAGTGCTACATGGAAAAACTGTGGATCTGTAGCAAACCTGAAGTGTATGTGATGGGAAAAGGGACTGCTCTGGAAGGGAGCTCAAAATAagtctctgagggcttgtctacattacccgcaggATTgacgggcagcaatcgatccagcgggggtcgatttatcacatctagtctagacgcaataaattagggttaccatacgtcctctttttcccggacatgtccggcttttcggcactcaaacccccgtccggggggaattgccaaaaagccgaacatgtcggggaaaatggcggctctgctcctcccctgactcttcggctctgtttaagagctgagctgcccgagcgctatgggcttcaggcagcccccttgcctccggaccctccggcggcgcagggtccggaggcaagggggctgcccgaagccggtagcgctggggcagctcggctcttaaacagagccgaagagtcaggggaggagcagagcctccagccgcggcggctctgctcctccccgactcttcggctctgtttaagagccgagcgctacgggctttgggcagcctccatacctccggaccctgcgccgccggagcccgggaggggaagtgcccggccggcggctggggtccggaggcacgggggctgcccgaagccggtagcgctcgggcagcccggctcttaaacagagccgaagagtcagcggaggagcagagcctccgcggctctgctcctcccctgactcttcggctctgtttaagagccaggcatgggggctgcccgaagccggtagtgctcgggcagcccggctcttaaacagagccgggctgcccgagcgctaccggcttcgggcagcccccatgcctccggaccctgcgccaccggagcccgggaggggaagtgcccggctgggggcgcagggtccggaggcatgggggctgcccgaagcccaagcgctactggcttcacggtttgccgggcagcccccagaccctgcgcccccggctgggcgcttcccctcccgggctccagctgcgctgggcaagcgccggccgggggcgcagggtctgggggctgcccggcaaaccgtgaaggcggtagcgctcgggcagccctttccccgtggctgggagtgggagggaggagggggcggagttagggcggggaaggggcggagttggggcggggctggggtggggaaatgggcggggccagggcccatggagggtcctctttttttatttaatagatatggtaaccctaaataaatcgactgccgagcgctctcccgtcaacttggTACTCCACCtgagcgagaggcgcaggtggagtcgaagggagagcgtcagctgttgactcaccgcagtgaagacaccgcggtgagtagatctatgtacgtcgacttcagctacgctattcacgtagctgaagttgtgtaacttagatcgatccgctccccagtgtagaccaggccctagaaaTTACACTGATACAACTCACACTTAAATGAACCATGTCCCCATTCGTCAGCCTGGCCAACCTCAAGATCTCAAAATCAGGCAGTGGGGCCCTCAAGCAACAAGTGTGTGTAGTTTAAACCGTGGATTCTTTGTATGTGCTTCTGCTTTAAACTGAGGGTCACAatgtcaagcttttctctgcagctgaGAAGGCGAGATCTTATGAGACGGAGCCCCAGCCACACGCTGGGGAAATGAGGGAAGGGAAGGCCTTGTTAGTTTAGACTCcagatcagcatttctcaaacgtGGCCACCAGCCGATTGTTTTGTAACCACTAGAGCCTCCAAAGCGCCCCGACAATCGCTGAGATGTTAAGTATTAAAGTTGCCTTGTAAATGCCATAAATCATAATGCGCCCTCCCTTCTAAATAGTACGGTCCAGGTAGAGCTGAACTACATAGGTGTTGCTCTCTTTCAAGTCACAAAGCGTATTCATTGGCTAATCACTGTGCTTACATCTCATGTTACTGTAGCTCTGTAAACGGCTATTAGCCGTCTGACTGCATGGTGTTTGGGTAGGTTGCGATTgttcatgggggggagggggggaggtgaaAGAGTTAAAAATGCGAATGGGGATCAGAAAGTATTTCGAATAATCTAGTGCCAGCAAATGACCCTGAATGTGATAGGCTGTAACAGAGagaaaaatgaacatttcagCACCGGGGGAAAGGCAGTTTCTTGtgtttctgaagcatctgattcCGTTTCTGAGCAAGTTGGAGTGTGCGCTGTTTGTAAGAGAGAAATTCATCACATTGAAATGTATGTAGTGCAATGTCCCTATAGCACTCATGCAGGGGAAGTTGAACAAAATTACCACGGTGAGTTTCAGAGGCGCAAGCTGTTAAATGATGCAAAAACCAAGCTCAAAAGACAACAGCTACGGCTCAGAGATTTTGTTGTTactattatcatcattattactGGGTTGGATTGATTTTTGTAGTTGTCTGTGAAAGAAATTTTGGACATATTGGCAGatatgttctttattatttggACTATTatgtaaagcattt
Coding sequences within:
- the LOC135887326 gene encoding C-type lectin domain family 2 member D-like, translating into MESAARDSESPQALRGSVNSGGHQKSGGEPEPRGNRKKNTIALAVALTVVSLGLISAVIVQAVLRPKLLSDDPGPPAGPACPEGWIGYRGKCYYFSETEGNWTYSQSNCSSLSASLAGIDSEQEKAFLLRHKGVHDHWIGLRKEQGQPWKWANGTEFNHLFVIRGGGDCAYLNDGNEVSSSQCYMEKLWICSKPEVYVMGKGTALEGSSK